A genomic stretch from Marinobacter fonticola includes:
- a CDS encoding LuxR C-terminal-related transcriptional regulator — MLLATKFLRPAADARAIRRSRLLDLLERRQGKRLDLVVGPAGFGKTTLVNQWSAAQPLPVAWLSLDANDNDPRRFWQYVTGALIHAGFAELEKCQKAFNTFAAHELEGAITGLINTLVTCGAGGLNLVVDDYHQIQSTEIHRQLTYFIDYLPPGMTVVLISRTEPDLPLSRWRVRQWVDDIHPQLLAFSEDECRQFFQDCMAIELNRDEARKIWQKTEGWVAAMQLSALSARNKPAGSQSAPASLVPDSLRQINDYILSEILDQQPDDVARFLLDTACCLRLTASLCDSVRQSKDSQEMLEALSQRNLFLIPLDNRDEWFRYHDLFREALFQRLQQSDPDRIQTLQSRAIHWLLDHDHIQEAIAQLVQLEDWQWLGGVLEQHGNNLIHGGFHLPVLDWLDKLPDGVVANNPRLSMLQIWGHFFANRLDAIEPRLERLEDLLDRRVADSHPDAEGALGLQSEIALIRSYLARTRSDLKSAADLTQQVLRDIDHTQIPLKSVTYYGLGLDYFGRGDLPAAEEALQSAVSHGQIERKPSTVLSSGGLLAWIQFNLGHIDLALESCVSVRRWIDRHYADPKQPKLISCWQNCALIEIYRERGELELAETHLAPLLGHLEQGTEPGQHVIIQYARAHLAFTRGDYMQAINALDDAERVLRRRREHIVFEPPNLEALKARVQLAQGRTDQAREWLDRRNPEAFRNPLNAEQDAITAARVLIAIDAPGEAITLLTPLRLSTEKGQHNKHLIEVLTVYAEALSREGKNAEGKAVLTEALKRASREQMFRLFVEESPAVHHLIRGIDSPTVDDDYLNRLRTMLPEQQAAAADLKPQPAPGLVEPLSVREREVLELINEGLANKDIALRMQVAGTTVKAHIRNLYGKLQVKSRTEALARARQLDLLA; from the coding sequence ATGCTGTTAGCCACCAAGTTCCTCAGACCCGCAGCCGATGCCCGGGCGATTCGCCGCAGTCGCTTGCTGGATCTGCTTGAACGGCGCCAAGGCAAACGGCTTGACCTGGTGGTGGGGCCTGCCGGTTTTGGCAAGACCACGCTCGTCAATCAATGGAGCGCGGCCCAACCCCTGCCCGTGGCCTGGCTTTCGCTGGACGCCAACGATAACGATCCCAGACGATTCTGGCAGTATGTTACCGGCGCCCTCATTCACGCCGGTTTTGCGGAACTGGAAAAGTGTCAAAAAGCCTTCAATACGTTTGCTGCACATGAACTGGAAGGCGCGATCACCGGACTGATCAACACCCTGGTCACCTGCGGTGCCGGAGGCCTGAACCTGGTCGTCGACGATTATCACCAGATTCAGTCCACCGAGATCCACCGCCAGCTCACCTACTTTATCGACTACCTGCCACCGGGTATGACGGTCGTACTGATATCGCGAACCGAACCTGATCTGCCACTGTCCCGTTGGCGCGTGCGGCAGTGGGTGGATGACATTCATCCTCAACTCCTGGCCTTTTCCGAGGATGAATGCCGGCAATTCTTCCAGGATTGTATGGCCATCGAGCTGAATCGGGACGAGGCCCGCAAAATCTGGCAGAAAACCGAAGGCTGGGTCGCGGCCATGCAGTTGAGCGCCCTATCGGCGCGCAACAAACCAGCGGGCAGCCAGAGCGCCCCGGCCAGCCTTGTGCCGGACTCGCTCCGCCAGATTAACGATTACATTCTCAGCGAAATTCTCGATCAGCAACCGGACGACGTTGCCCGCTTCCTACTCGATACCGCCTGCTGCCTGCGGCTGACCGCGTCGCTATGCGACAGCGTGCGACAGTCGAAAGACAGCCAGGAGATGCTCGAAGCCCTGAGTCAGCGCAACTTGTTCCTGATCCCCCTGGATAACCGCGATGAGTGGTTCCGCTATCACGATCTGTTCCGGGAAGCGCTGTTTCAACGTTTGCAGCAGAGCGATCCCGATCGGATCCAGACCTTGCAATCCCGCGCGATCCATTGGCTGTTGGACCACGACCACATTCAGGAAGCCATCGCGCAGCTGGTTCAACTTGAGGATTGGCAATGGCTGGGTGGCGTGCTGGAACAGCATGGCAACAACCTGATTCACGGTGGTTTCCACCTGCCGGTACTGGACTGGCTGGATAAGCTCCCCGACGGCGTGGTCGCCAACAATCCACGGCTATCCATGTTGCAGATATGGGGACACTTTTTTGCCAACCGCCTGGATGCTATCGAGCCGCGCCTGGAAAGGTTGGAGGACCTGCTGGACCGCCGTGTGGCCGACTCCCATCCGGACGCCGAGGGCGCACTGGGGCTGCAGAGTGAAATCGCCCTGATCCGCTCCTACCTGGCCCGCACGCGCAGTGACCTCAAAAGCGCGGCGGATTTGACGCAGCAAGTGCTCCGGGATATCGACCACACCCAAATCCCCCTCAAATCGGTCACTTACTACGGTCTCGGACTGGACTATTTTGGCCGTGGCGACCTGCCCGCCGCCGAAGAAGCCCTTCAATCCGCCGTATCCCATGGGCAAATCGAGCGCAAACCTTCCACGGTGCTCTCCAGCGGCGGCCTGTTGGCCTGGATTCAATTCAACCTGGGACACATTGATCTGGCGCTGGAAAGCTGCGTGTCGGTGCGCCGCTGGATCGATCGCCACTACGCCGACCCGAAACAGCCCAAACTGATCTCCTGTTGGCAAAACTGCGCCCTTATCGAGATCTACCGCGAACGGGGTGAACTCGAACTGGCTGAGACGCATCTAGCCCCGCTCCTCGGGCACCTGGAACAAGGCACCGAACCGGGCCAGCACGTTATCATCCAGTACGCCCGCGCCCACCTGGCCTTTACCCGCGGCGACTACATGCAGGCGATAAACGCGCTGGACGATGCCGAGCGCGTACTGCGACGGCGGCGCGAGCATATTGTGTTCGAGCCCCCAAACCTGGAGGCGCTCAAGGCGCGAGTTCAGTTGGCGCAGGGCCGTACCGACCAGGCCCGTGAATGGCTGGATCGCCGCAATCCGGAGGCATTCCGCAACCCGCTTAATGCGGAGCAGGATGCCATCACCGCAGCTCGCGTGCTCATTGCCATCGATGCCCCCGGCGAGGCCATCACGCTACTGACCCCGCTACGCCTGTCTACGGAAAAAGGTCAGCACAACAAACACCTGATCGAAGTCTTGACGGTGTATGCGGAGGCCCTTTCCCGCGAAGGTAAAAATGCCGAAGGTAAAGCGGTGCTGACGGAAGCCCTCAAGCGCGCCTCCAGAGAACAGATGTTCCGCCTGTTCGTCGAGGAAAGTCCGGCAGTCCACCACCTCATCCGGGGCATCGATTCCCCAACGGTGGATGACGATTACCTGAATCGGCTCAGGACGATGTTGCCTGAGCAGCAGGCAGCAGCCGCAGATCTCAAACCGCAACCGGCGCCCGGTCTGGTAGAGCCGCTGAGCGTACGTGAGCGTGAAGTGCTTGAATTGATCAACGAGGGACTGGCCAATAAGGATATTGCGCTACGCATGCAGGTGGCGGGCACTACGGTAAAAGCCCATATTCGTAACCTGTACGGCAAGCTCCAGGTGAAAAGCCGGACCGAAGCACTCGCCAGGGCCCGCCAGCTCGATTTGCTGGCGTAA
- a CDS encoding ExeA family protein produces MYYEFFGFREPPFSIAPDPRYLYLSERHKEALAHLMYGVQGQGGFIVITGEVGTGKTTVCRCFIENVPENVDIALVLNPRLSARELLSSICDELGIRHPSGSTIKRLIDQINHHLLEAHANGRHQVLIIDEAQNLSADVLEQLRLLTNLETAEKKLLQVVLLGQPELQEILDTRQLRQLSQRITARYHLDAISREELPAYLRYRLSVAGQRSEFFTSSGLSLLYRLSGGIPRVINLICDRALLGAYSEGTHEVSRQNIAQAAKEVLGKKRRPARKLGLLRVVSLAAVMLAATVFTWAVVDRIGPGGDADAVASENDIPPLVVTSPESSESPVEASDSSVADTEEESPAESEAAPLEEVTGEEVAGAGESSEAIAAQPFIGGPDAGTPEAQVPPNWLSVIEKPGKDQAEAYRNLFARWGFEYSATESPYACEFAETVGLRCLHRQGNWRSIELLNRPVILRLFDDQGNVRYATLINLENGIASLLLGDERLDLTLETVDRYWLGDYSLVWRLPPYQSALVPSGEAAGEEAWLSAKLMELITTLESNVTRQDELIAAPLEAQIQWYQSRNGLIPDGIAGAKTLIQINSALYPSIPTLVPSRRQTAEVR; encoded by the coding sequence ATGTACTACGAGTTTTTTGGCTTTCGGGAACCGCCGTTCTCGATAGCGCCGGATCCCCGCTATCTCTACCTTAGCGAGCGGCATAAAGAGGCGCTGGCCCACCTGATGTATGGTGTACAGGGGCAGGGCGGTTTCATCGTGATCACCGGCGAAGTGGGTACCGGTAAGACCACGGTTTGCCGGTGCTTCATCGAGAATGTACCGGAGAACGTCGATATTGCGCTGGTGCTCAACCCCCGGCTGTCCGCCCGGGAGTTGCTTTCAAGCATCTGCGACGAATTGGGTATCCGCCATCCTTCCGGCAGCACCATCAAACGTCTGATCGACCAGATCAATCACCATTTGCTGGAAGCCCACGCCAACGGCCGTCATCAGGTATTGATCATTGACGAGGCGCAGAATCTTTCGGCAGACGTGCTAGAACAGTTGCGCCTGCTGACTAACCTGGAGACTGCAGAAAAGAAGTTGTTGCAGGTTGTCCTGCTGGGACAGCCGGAGTTGCAGGAGATTCTCGATACACGGCAATTGCGCCAGCTCTCCCAGCGTATTACGGCACGCTACCACCTGGATGCGATTAGCCGCGAAGAGTTGCCGGCTTACCTGCGTTATCGTTTGAGCGTCGCCGGCCAGCGTAGCGAGTTTTTTACGTCTTCCGGCCTGAGCCTGCTTTATCGCCTGAGTGGCGGCATCCCAAGGGTAATCAACCTGATTTGCGATCGCGCACTTTTGGGCGCCTACTCGGAAGGCACCCATGAAGTGAGCAGGCAGAATATCGCCCAGGCGGCTAAAGAAGTACTCGGCAAAAAGCGCCGCCCAGCCAGAAAGCTGGGTCTGTTACGGGTGGTTTCCCTGGCGGCGGTGATGTTGGCTGCGACCGTCTTCACCTGGGCCGTCGTCGACCGTATAGGCCCCGGGGGCGACGCCGACGCTGTGGCGTCGGAAAACGACATCCCCCCGCTCGTCGTAACCTCTCCTGAGTCGTCTGAATCGCCCGTTGAAGCTAGTGACAGCAGCGTCGCCGATACGGAAGAGGAGTCGCCCGCCGAGAGCGAAGCGGCGCCTCTCGAAGAGGTTACTGGCGAAGAGGTTGCTGGAGCTGGAGAGAGCAGCGAGGCCATCGCGGCGCAGCCTTTTATCGGCGGTCCGGATGCCGGCACGCCCGAGGCTCAGGTGCCGCCGAACTGGCTGTCTGTTATCGAAAAGCCCGGCAAGGATCAGGCCGAGGCATACCGCAACCTGTTTGCCCGCTGGGGTTTCGAGTACAGCGCAACCGAAAGCCCCTACGCCTGTGAGTTCGCTGAAACCGTCGGCCTCCGTTGTCTGCATCGGCAAGGGAACTGGCGCAGCATCGAACTGCTGAATCGCCCGGTGATTCTGCGCCTGTTCGATGATCAGGGGAACGTGCGCTATGCGACGCTGATTAATCTGGAAAATGGCATAGCCAGTTTGTTGCTGGGTGACGAACGCCTCGATTTAACCTTGGAAACCGTCGACCGTTATTGGCTGGGCGATTACTCGTTGGTCTGGCGATTGCCTCCTTATCAGTCGGCACTGGTTCCCTCCGGAGAAGCCGCGGGCGAAGAGGCGTGGCTCAGCGCTAAACTGATGGAGTTGATTACGACGCTGGAAAGCAACGTGACAAGGCAGGACGAATTGATCGCGGCGCCGCTGGAGGCCCAGATTCAATGGTACCAGTCCCGCAACGGACTGATTCCGGATGGTATTGCCGGTGCGAAAACCCTGATCCAAATCAACTCCGCTCTTTATCCTTCGATACCCACGCTTGTGCCATCGCGGCGTCAGACCGCGGAGGTTCGGTAA
- the dinG gene encoding ATP-dependent DNA helicase DinG: MPLSDDVKQSIQQGYRDVLNGKSIRARYGQRLMIAEIARYLGGITESEGKRTSPASACVVEAGTGTGKTLAYLLACIPTAKALGKKLVISTATVALQDQIVQKDLPDLRKHTSIDFDWALAKGRGRYLCLSRLEGRLHDEGVQDSDTMPLFLLDRQSEDEPGTREFFEDMLGQYASRNWDGDRDHWPRQIPDDLWRQVTTDHRQCTNRQCSYFDSCAFFDARKGIDDADVIVANHDLVLADLALGGGAILPPPEEAVFIFDEAHHLPDKALNHFAASVSLNATRSWLKQLSQVIVKMKPHLAPASLASKTLDRISEASREYDANLSQVYELAEKTTDWAFEDERSMAQWRYPDGELPEALASASAEAGVVSATLTRQLGVLVDELQKAFDEKREHDVDRQTAEGWFPVAGGLHGRAEDQHRLWVAWQAAKEDKGPPPARWAIRQRFDHAEDITFFSSPVLADSLLYGRLWSRAFGVVLTSATLTALGKFDRLRSRAGLPAASHYLVVPSAFRYAEMASVEVPAMSALPTDNDAFTEALVKRLPELWQDREATLVLFTSRRQMNAVRDRLAPEWPELITTQDDMAKGEVLRQHKVRIDEGRASVLFGVASFAEGIDLPGEYLKHVVITRLPFSVPDDPIDASLAEWVSARGGNPFMEITVPDASIRLVQAVGRLLRTEQDKGRITILDRRIVTRRYGQLLLDALPPFRRVIAS; encoded by the coding sequence ATGCCTTTGTCCGACGACGTCAAACAGAGCATTCAGCAAGGTTATCGGGATGTCCTTAACGGCAAATCGATCAGAGCGCGCTATGGTCAGCGCCTGATGATTGCCGAGATCGCCCGCTACCTGGGGGGAATCACCGAGAGTGAGGGCAAGCGCACGTCACCTGCGTCAGCCTGTGTGGTCGAGGCCGGTACCGGTACCGGCAAGACCCTCGCGTATTTGCTGGCCTGCATCCCGACGGCCAAGGCGCTGGGCAAGAAACTGGTTATTTCCACCGCCACCGTGGCGCTGCAGGATCAGATCGTGCAGAAAGACTTGCCCGACCTGCGCAAGCATACCTCTATCGATTTCGACTGGGCTTTGGCCAAGGGGCGTGGCCGGTATCTGTGCCTGTCCCGCCTTGAGGGGCGATTGCATGACGAGGGGGTTCAGGACAGCGACACCATGCCGCTGTTCTTGCTGGACCGGCAGTCGGAAGATGAACCCGGCACCCGTGAATTCTTCGAGGACATGTTGGGCCAATACGCCTCGCGGAACTGGGACGGTGACCGGGACCACTGGCCTCGACAAATTCCGGACGATCTCTGGCGCCAGGTCACGACAGACCATCGGCAGTGTACCAACCGTCAATGCAGCTATTTCGACAGCTGCGCCTTTTTCGATGCGCGCAAAGGCATCGACGACGCTGATGTCATTGTCGCCAATCATGACCTAGTTCTGGCGGATCTGGCCCTTGGCGGGGGCGCCATCCTGCCGCCACCGGAAGAGGCCGTCTTTATCTTTGACGAAGCTCACCATCTCCCCGACAAGGCCCTGAATCACTTTGCGGCGTCCGTTTCTCTCAATGCCACGCGCAGTTGGTTGAAACAGCTTTCGCAGGTCATCGTGAAAATGAAACCTCACCTTGCGCCGGCTTCGCTTGCGTCCAAGACGCTGGATCGTATCAGTGAGGCGTCGAGAGAGTATGACGCTAACCTGTCCCAAGTGTATGAGCTGGCCGAAAAGACGACGGACTGGGCTTTCGAGGACGAACGTAGCATGGCGCAATGGCGCTACCCGGATGGTGAATTGCCGGAGGCGTTGGCGTCGGCATCGGCAGAGGCAGGCGTGGTGTCGGCGACGCTGACCCGGCAACTGGGTGTGCTGGTGGACGAGCTGCAAAAAGCATTCGACGAGAAGCGCGAACACGATGTTGACCGGCAAACGGCAGAGGGCTGGTTTCCAGTGGCCGGAGGGCTGCATGGCCGGGCCGAAGACCAGCACCGTCTCTGGGTCGCATGGCAAGCGGCAAAAGAAGATAAAGGTCCGCCGCCGGCGCGCTGGGCTATACGCCAACGGTTCGATCATGCTGAAGACATAACCTTTTTCAGTAGTCCCGTTCTCGCCGATAGCCTGCTATATGGCCGTCTCTGGTCGCGGGCGTTCGGTGTGGTATTGACCAGTGCGACGCTCACCGCGCTGGGTAAATTCGACCGGTTACGAAGTCGGGCGGGCTTGCCGGCAGCCAGTCACTATCTCGTGGTGCCGAGCGCCTTCCGTTACGCTGAAATGGCCTCGGTGGAAGTACCCGCCATGTCAGCTTTGCCGACAGACAACGATGCCTTTACCGAGGCCTTGGTGAAACGGTTACCGGAGCTTTGGCAAGACAGGGAAGCGACGCTGGTGCTGTTTACCTCAAGACGGCAGATGAATGCGGTCAGGGACCGATTGGCGCCGGAGTGGCCCGAGCTGATCACCACGCAGGACGATATGGCAAAGGGCGAGGTGCTGAGACAACACAAAGTCCGGATTGACGAAGGCCGTGCCAGCGTCCTGTTTGGCGTGGCCAGTTTTGCCGAAGGTATCGACTTGCCGGGTGAGTATCTCAAGCACGTTGTCATCACCCGTTTGCCGTTTTCGGTACCGGACGATCCTATCGATGCCAGCCTCGCCGAATGGGTCTCTGCCCGCGGTGGCAATCCATTCATGGAGATCACGGTGCCGGATGCCTCGATCCGGCTGGTTCAGGCGGTCGGGCGCCTCCTGCGTACCGAGCAGGACAAAGGGCGTATTACGATACTCGACCGGCGTATTGTCACCCGCCGTTACGGTCAACTTCTGTTGGATGCACTCCCGCCGTTCCGGCGTGTCATTGCATCATAG
- a CDS encoding general secretion pathway protein GspB, producing MSYILDALRRSESERQQGRAPDLANSVQMVHKPKRRAIPVGVWVALALFFNGAILAVIFWPGSGFLASTVDNHPAEPVEEPAPKPASAVKPSPAGVTAEPVEMLEPKPEPQVARVEPATNAGAQEPAQEEAEPLPEPMLITPSSTQSEEIYPEAQAGSVMSEKPTLIVPSRRDDAPATLPGATGQAPPKYDFADGPPVQHLVEKPMAFQRSIPDLHFSSHIYASDPAARRVMINDNYLRPGDSFSGIRVEAITGDGVVLSAYGETFRVGVVRDWVTPR from the coding sequence ATGTCCTATATTCTCGATGCACTTCGGCGTTCTGAATCCGAACGCCAGCAGGGGCGGGCGCCGGATCTCGCAAACTCCGTACAGATGGTGCACAAGCCCAAGCGGCGGGCTATTCCAGTGGGTGTTTGGGTGGCGTTGGCATTGTTCTTCAACGGCGCCATCCTGGCGGTGATCTTCTGGCCCGGTTCCGGATTTCTGGCGAGCACGGTCGATAATCACCCCGCAGAACCTGTAGAGGAGCCGGCACCGAAGCCCGCATCCGCGGTAAAGCCATCGCCGGCAGGAGTAACAGCCGAACCTGTGGAGATGCTTGAGCCCAAGCCGGAACCCCAGGTTGCCCGGGTGGAGCCTGCGACAAACGCAGGAGCCCAAGAGCCGGCCCAGGAGGAAGCGGAGCCGTTGCCGGAGCCCATGCTCATTACGCCGTCATCGACCCAAAGCGAGGAGATATACCCTGAGGCACAAGCTGGCTCCGTCATGTCCGAAAAGCCAACGCTGATCGTGCCCAGCCGCAGGGACGATGCTCCGGCAACGCTTCCAGGCGCCACCGGTCAAGCGCCGCCAAAATATGATTTCGCCGACGGACCGCCGGTTCAGCATCTGGTGGAGAAGCCTATGGCGTTCCAACGCAGTATTCCCGACCTGCATTTCAGCAGTCACATCTATGCTTCCGATCCAGCGGCTCGGCGGGTCATGATCAATGACAACTACCTTCGGCCAGGGGATTCTTTCTCCGGCATTCGCGTGGAAGCCATCACCGGTGACGGCGTTGTTTTGAGTGCCTACGGAGAGACCTTTCGGGTGGGTGTCGTCCGCGACTGGGTCACGCCTCGCTGA